The Vicinamibacterales bacterium DNA window CTCACGAGCAGCACCTTGCCCACGAACCTCGGGTCGGTGTGGCTCACGACGTGTCCGTCGAGATCGGGGAAGCTGAAGCGCAGCGGCTCGGCGGGGTCCTTCATGCGCGTGTGCAGGGCGGGATCGGTGGGCGTGCCGATCTCGGCCGCGCGGCTGGCCGAGGCCTTCGCCGCCACCAGGGCCGGCTGGCCGTTCTGCGACAGGGCCAGCGTGCCGTCGGCGTTCGGCGTGACTTCGAGCCGGAGCGGCCGGGCCCCCGAGAAGTGGCCGAGCACGAAGCGCCCGTCACGCCAGACGCCGGTCAGTGTCCCCGTGTCACCGTCCACGCGCAGGATGGTGGCCTCCACCTGGTCGCCCGACTGCGTGGCCAGGAAGCGCCAGGCCGTCTCGCCCTTGTTGCTCTTCGCCTGCACGATCCAGGTACCGGCAATCGACGGGGCCGTCGCGGTGGCGGACGGCGCCGCCGAGGCGCGCACGGCGCTGAAGGGCAGTGGCCCGCCGCGCGCGCGGACGTACTCGCCGATGAGACGGCCTTCCTCGAGCGTGGCCCGCAGCGTGGTGGCGTACTGGTCGAACCGGAACGTCAGGCGGGACCCGTCGGCCGAGGCCGAGGTCGACGTGATGCGCCGCTCCCCGTTGAAGAACGACGCCTGGAGGCCGGCGCCGCCCGCGGCGACCTCGAACGGGAACGGCACGTCGAGGCCGTTCACGACGACGGTGGCGTCCCACCGTCCGGCCGCGCCGGCCTCCTGGGCGTCCGCCCTGCCGTGTCCGAGGACGAGCGCGCCGACGAGGACGAGCGCCGCGGTGGGTCGTGCCGGAAGAGCCCTGCTCATGATCGATCTCCTGACTGCTGCCGTGTGGACGCGCGACAAACGAAAAACGGCCCGGAAGACTGGGAAGC harbors:
- a CDS encoding TlpA disulfide reductase family protein, with protein sequence MSRALPARPTAALVLVGALVLGHGRADAQEAGAAGRWDATVVVNGLDVPFPFEVAAGGAGLQASFFNGERRITSTSASADGSRLTFRFDQYATTLRATLEEGRLIGEYVRARGGPLPFSAVRASAAPSATATAPSIAGTWIVQAKSNKGETAWRFLATQSGDQVEATILRVDGDTGTLTGVWRDGRFVLGHFSGARPLRLEVTPNADGTLALSQNGQPALVAAKASASRAAEIGTPTDPALHTRMKDPAEPLRFSFPDLDGHVVSHTDPRFVGKVLLVSIGGSWCPNCHDEAPFLAALYAKYRAKGLEVVGLSFEEGDQLKNPTRLRAFIQTYGLEYTFLLPGEPDELNDKMPQAENLNAFPTTFVVGRDGRVRAIHAGFPSPGSGEFYTRAEHEITELVEKLLAEPARSR